One part of the Humulus lupulus chromosome 9, drHumLupu1.1, whole genome shotgun sequence genome encodes these proteins:
- the LOC133800752 gene encoding uncharacterized protein LOC133800752 isoform X3 — protein sequence MDFVSVRNFIELFKSTVNFIYSNTSLPFSDAYWLTLSGFIIFLALIWVLQEMTTVRILRYVILFIGVMNNLFSVYDIYDDLISRRVNSSDAEKFAEICPCCNGVGWGVIWDQDVIMYHLV from the exons ATGGACTTTGTATCGGTAAGAAACTTTATTGAGTTGTTTAAAAGTACTGTCAATTTTATATATTCAAATACTTCCTTACCATTTTCTGATGCTTACTGGTTGACTCTATCAGGATTCATCATTTTCCTTGCTTTAATTTGGGTTCTGCAAGAAATGACAACAGTCCGTATTCTCCGTTACGTTATTCTCTTTATAG GTGTGATGAACAACTTGTTTTCAGTATATG ATATCTATGATGATTTAATATCTCGAAGAGTCAACTCCAGTGATGCTGAGAAGTTTGCTGAAATTTGTCCTTGTTGCAATGGAGTTGGATGGGGAGTCATATG GGATCAGGATGTAATCATGTATCATCTTGTATAG
- the LOC133800752 gene encoding uncharacterized protein LOC133800752 isoform X4, with amino-acid sequence MDFVSVRNFIELFKSTVNFIYSNTSLPFSDAYWLTLSGFIIFLALIWVLQEMTTVRILRYVILFIGVMNNLFSVYDIYDDLISRRVNSSDAEKFAEICPCCNGVGWGVI; translated from the exons ATGGACTTTGTATCGGTAAGAAACTTTATTGAGTTGTTTAAAAGTACTGTCAATTTTATATATTCAAATACTTCCTTACCATTTTCTGATGCTTACTGGTTGACTCTATCAGGATTCATCATTTTCCTTGCTTTAATTTGGGTTCTGCAAGAAATGACAACAGTCCGTATTCTCCGTTACGTTATTCTCTTTATAG GTGTGATGAACAACTTGTTTTCAGTATATG ATATCTATGATGATTTAATATCTCGAAGAGTCAACTCCAGTGATGCTGAGAAGTTTGCTGAAATTTGTCCTTGTTGCAATGGAGTTGGATGGGGAGTCATATG
- the LOC133800752 gene encoding uncharacterized protein LOC133800752 isoform X1 — protein sequence MDFVSVRNFIELFKSTVNFIYSNTSLPFSDAYWLTLSGFIIFLALIWVLQEMTTVRILRYVILFIGVMNNLFSVYDIYDDLISRRVNSSDAEKFAEICPCCNGVGWGVIWGMVSFTFLCGSMYLGLVILS from the exons ATGGACTTTGTATCGGTAAGAAACTTTATTGAGTTGTTTAAAAGTACTGTCAATTTTATATATTCAAATACTTCCTTACCATTTTCTGATGCTTACTGGTTGACTCTATCAGGATTCATCATTTTCCTTGCTTTAATTTGGGTTCTGCAAGAAATGACAACAGTCCGTATTCTCCGTTACGTTATTCTCTTTATAG GTGTGATGAACAACTTGTTTTCAGTATATG ATATCTATGATGATTTAATATCTCGAAGAGTCAACTCCAGTGATGCTGAGAAGTTTGCTGAAATTTGTCCTTGTTGCAATGGAGTTGGATGGGGAGTCATATG GGGAATGGTATCATTTACATTTCTTTGTGGATCAATGTATTTGGGACTTGTCATCTTATCATGA
- the LOC133800752 gene encoding uncharacterized protein LOC133800752 isoform X5 has translation MDFVSVRNFIELFKSTVNFIYSNTSLPFSDAYWLTLSGFIIFLALIWVLQEMTTVRILRYVILFIGVMNNLFSVYDIYDDLISRRVNSSDAEKFEFHNLSAFFV, from the exons ATGGACTTTGTATCGGTAAGAAACTTTATTGAGTTGTTTAAAAGTACTGTCAATTTTATATATTCAAATACTTCCTTACCATTTTCTGATGCTTACTGGTTGACTCTATCAGGATTCATCATTTTCCTTGCTTTAATTTGGGTTCTGCAAGAAATGACAACAGTCCGTATTCTCCGTTACGTTATTCTCTTTATAG GTGTGATGAACAACTTGTTTTCAGTATATG ATATCTATGATGATTTAATATCTCGAAGAGTCAACTCCAGTGATGCTGAGAAGTT
- the LOC133800752 gene encoding uncharacterized protein LOC133800752 isoform X2, whose protein sequence is MDFVSVRNFIELFKSTVNFIYSNTSLPFSDAYWLTLSGFIIFLALIWVLQEMTTVRILRYVILFIDIYDDLISRRVNSSDAEKFAEICPCCNGVGWGVIWGMVSFTFLCGSMYLGLVILS, encoded by the exons ATGGACTTTGTATCGGTAAGAAACTTTATTGAGTTGTTTAAAAGTACTGTCAATTTTATATATTCAAATACTTCCTTACCATTTTCTGATGCTTACTGGTTGACTCTATCAGGATTCATCATTTTCCTTGCTTTAATTTGGGTTCTGCAAGAAATGACAACAGTCCGTATTCTCCGTTACGTTATTCTCTTTATAG ATATCTATGATGATTTAATATCTCGAAGAGTCAACTCCAGTGATGCTGAGAAGTTTGCTGAAATTTGTCCTTGTTGCAATGGAGTTGGATGGGGAGTCATATG GGGAATGGTATCATTTACATTTCTTTGTGGATCAATGTATTTGGGACTTGTCATCTTATCATGA
- the LOC133800752 gene encoding uncharacterized protein LOC133800752 isoform X6 — protein sequence MTTVRILRYVILFIGVMNNLFSVYDIYDDLISRRVNSSDAEKFAEICPCCNGVGWGVIWGMVSFTFLCGSMYLGLVILS from the exons ATGACAACAGTCCGTATTCTCCGTTACGTTATTCTCTTTATAG GTGTGATGAACAACTTGTTTTCAGTATATG ATATCTATGATGATTTAATATCTCGAAGAGTCAACTCCAGTGATGCTGAGAAGTTTGCTGAAATTTGTCCTTGTTGCAATGGAGTTGGATGGGGAGTCATATG GGGAATGGTATCATTTACATTTCTTTGTGGATCAATGTATTTGGGACTTGTCATCTTATCATGA